A DNA window from Bdellovibrio sp. BCCA contains the following coding sequences:
- a CDS encoding MlaD family protein produces the protein MKNLKDTWYLWLFPLFAVMLAGWLFWNYYRHRGPTITIYFNEGTRIKPGKTEVRFRGVQIGLVKDVTITSDLKKIEVIADLNRDAKSFAQNGAKFWIESPRISFEEVRGLDTLVEGSYIGALPGTGDLQREFTGREAADLKYPLDETAGFKLETKNAESIGEGDPVFYRGVNVGSVAKVTFSKTGQTVFVNIRVPWVHAKLIRENTVFWRKSGFQGKLGLFKSEVKLSSLEALLKGGIEFATPEPAAQKAKHAQTFQLQANAPKDWEKWNPDLD, from the coding sequence GTGAAAAACCTTAAAGACACTTGGTATCTTTGGCTGTTTCCACTTTTTGCGGTGATGTTGGCCGGATGGTTGTTTTGGAACTACTATCGTCACCGGGGACCTACCATTACTATTTACTTTAATGAAGGGACGCGGATTAAACCTGGGAAAACAGAGGTGCGTTTTCGTGGAGTGCAGATTGGTCTTGTTAAGGATGTGACGATCACATCGGATCTAAAGAAAATTGAAGTGATAGCAGATTTAAATCGTGATGCTAAAAGTTTTGCGCAAAACGGAGCGAAATTCTGGATTGAATCGCCGCGCATTAGCTTTGAAGAAGTCCGTGGATTAGATACCCTTGTGGAAGGAAGCTATATCGGGGCACTTCCCGGAACGGGGGATTTGCAGCGTGAGTTCACTGGACGTGAAGCGGCCGATTTAAAATATCCCTTAGACGAAACAGCGGGCTTTAAACTAGAGACTAAAAATGCAGAGTCCATCGGAGAAGGAGATCCCGTTTTTTATCGGGGCGTGAATGTCGGCTCTGTCGCAAAAGTAACGTTTTCAAAAACCGGACAGACAGTTTTTGTGAATATTCGTGTACCGTGGGTTCACGCGAAATTAATTCGTGAAAATACCGTCTTCTGGAGAAAATCCGGATTTCAAGGGAAGTTGGGCCTTTTTAAGTCGGAAGTAAAATTAAGCTCGCTAGAAGCTTTACTTAAAGGCGGAATTGAATTTGCCACGCCGGAGCCTGCGGCACAAAAAGCGAAACATGCTCAAACATTTCAGCTTCAGGCCAATGCTCCAAAGGATTGGGAAAAATGGAATCCTGATTTAGATTAG
- a CDS encoding TetR/AcrR family transcriptional regulator, with the protein MALDKTTRRQIVEAADLLFYHRGFECTSFADIAAKVKISRGNFYHHFKSKDEILEAVIELRLERTQEMLNNWESIGQNPTERIGKFIQMLIMNQAKIKLYGCPVGTLCTELAKMDHASKSHANKLMSLFKTWLSGQFLAAGRKKDADELAMHLLSRSQGIATLANTFQDEKFIKNEVRHMEEWLKAQIA; encoded by the coding sequence ATGGCATTAGATAAAACAACTCGACGGCAAATCGTTGAAGCGGCAGATCTGCTTTTCTATCATAGAGGTTTTGAATGCACTTCTTTTGCAGACATCGCCGCGAAAGTGAAAATCTCGCGCGGAAATTTTTATCATCACTTTAAATCCAAAGATGAAATACTTGAAGCAGTCATTGAGTTGCGCCTGGAACGCACCCAAGAAATGCTAAACAATTGGGAATCCATCGGCCAAAACCCGACGGAGCGAATTGGAAAGTTTATTCAAATGCTGATTATGAATCAGGCGAAGATAAAGCTTTATGGCTGTCCCGTGGGAACTCTTTGTACCGAATTAGCAAAAATGGATCATGCTTCCAAATCTCATGCTAATAAACTTATGAGCTTATTTAAAACTTGGCTGAGCGGACAGTTTTTAGCAGCGGGTCGCAAAAAAGATGCTGATGAACTCGCTATGCATCTTTTGTCACGCAGCCAAGGGATTGCGACCTTGGCCAATACTTTTCAGGACGAGAAGTTCATTAAAAATGAGGTTCGTCACATGGAAGAATGGTTGAAAGCCCAAATTGCTTAA
- a CDS encoding DUF2917 domain-containing protein — translation MRKTDHFRLLKGEIYTRSKQDVDITCLTGSLWITQPGTGQDIVLSPGESYWAEKGKGKLVVQALCDASLQVSGCRAHGENYQVRTVISSRPGTA, via the coding sequence ATGCGAAAGACAGATCATTTCCGGCTACTAAAAGGTGAGATCTACACGCGATCAAAACAGGACGTGGATATCACGTGTCTGACAGGAAGCCTCTGGATTACCCAACCGGGTACTGGGCAAGATATCGTGCTTTCTCCTGGAGAGTCCTATTGGGCTGAGAAAGGAAAAGGCAAGTTGGTGGTCCAAGCCCTCTGCGATGCAAGCCTTCAGGTTTCCGGTTGTAGGGCTCATGGGGAAAACTATCAGGTTCGCACTGTAATAAGTTCCCGGCCCGGAACTGCATAA
- a CDS encoding DNA-3-methyladenine glycosylase I — translation MNNIVTSADGKKRCKWCESAPDFLKYHDEEWGFPVRDDYRLFEKLSLEGFQSGLSWRTILAKRESFRTAFHQFDFNKIAKFTQKDVTRLLKDEGIVRHKGKIEAVINNAKKAQEIVERHGSLAAFIWSFEPDKKDLARPQTASTSAASMALSKELKKQGWKFVGPTTVYAFMQAMGLINDHAEGCIIRAKAEAKRRSFKKP, via the coding sequence ATGAATAATATCGTAACTTCCGCTGATGGAAAAAAGCGTTGCAAATGGTGCGAGTCAGCTCCTGATTTTCTAAAATATCACGACGAAGAATGGGGTTTTCCTGTTCGCGATGATTATCGCTTATTCGAAAAACTAAGTCTTGAGGGTTTTCAATCGGGACTTAGTTGGCGCACAATCCTTGCCAAGCGCGAAAGCTTTCGCACAGCCTTTCATCAATTTGACTTTAACAAGATCGCAAAATTTACGCAGAAAGATGTCACTCGATTATTAAAAGATGAAGGCATTGTCCGCCACAAAGGAAAAATTGAAGCTGTTATTAACAATGCCAAGAAAGCTCAAGAAATCGTTGAACGCCATGGATCTCTTGCTGCTTTTATATGGAGCTTTGAGCCGGACAAAAAAGACCTCGCGAGACCTCAGACCGCTTCCACCTCGGCTGCCTCTATGGCGCTATCCAAGGAATTAAAGAAACAGGGTTGGAAATTTGTTGGCCCCACGACCGTATATGCTTTCATGCAAGCTATGGGTCTTATAAATGATCATGCCGAAGGCTGCATTATTAGAGCTAAAGCAGAAGCTAAGCGGCGAAGTTTTAAAAAGCCATAA
- a CDS encoding aminotransferase-like domain-containing protein, giving the protein MTNKDQLLYETVAKEIESQIQMGDLRVGEKIASVREQSKLFNVSINTVLQAYVLLESRGVIESRPQSGFYVSKIVTTEEVRPEADVQTKPAPILIPDLVSDLFEAAANDKYVLLGAACLSPELHPNEAVARITRSILRTHSDVNAKYEFTPGHLPLRQQIAKRLLRTGHKVSASEVTITNGALDSLHLALRAILKPGDTILIESPNYFGILQSIASLGFKVIEIPANARTGVDPDDVKRILSKYKIGAAVLMPNFNNPLGSVIPDVNKRELVKIFSKFGVPVIEDDIYGDLAFSGIRPKLLRAFDEEGIVISCSSFSKTISPGSRTGWALPGKFEKEFRRLQLSSTVGSNRLQQYVIAEFMATGAFERYLRKIRPVLQEQLHRVSQSVLKHFPEETRFTQPQGGFMLWLELPKKFDSLELYKSAAAKKISIAPGVIFSANGNYRNYLRLNCGRLWRPEIDAAIKTLGTLAKQQL; this is encoded by the coding sequence ATGACAAACAAAGACCAGCTCCTTTACGAGACAGTAGCCAAAGAAATTGAATCGCAGATCCAAATGGGTGATCTTCGTGTCGGCGAAAAAATCGCCTCTGTGCGAGAGCAAAGCAAACTTTTTAATGTCAGTATCAATACGGTCCTACAAGCTTACGTTCTTCTTGAAAGCCGTGGAGTTATCGAATCTCGCCCTCAATCTGGCTTCTACGTTTCAAAAATAGTGACAACAGAAGAGGTGCGCCCAGAAGCTGACGTCCAAACAAAACCCGCCCCGATTTTAATTCCTGATTTGGTATCAGATCTCTTCGAAGCAGCTGCCAACGATAAGTATGTTCTTTTAGGAGCAGCGTGCTTGTCTCCGGAGCTTCATCCAAACGAAGCCGTGGCCCGTATTACAAGGTCTATCTTAAGAACTCACAGTGATGTGAATGCGAAATATGAATTTACTCCCGGTCATTTGCCTTTAAGACAACAAATCGCAAAGAGGCTTTTACGCACCGGACATAAAGTCAGCGCTTCTGAAGTCACTATTACTAACGGAGCATTGGATTCTCTTCATCTCGCTTTAAGAGCAATCCTTAAACCAGGAGATACGATTCTCATTGAGTCTCCCAATTATTTTGGAATTCTTCAATCTATCGCAAGCCTTGGTTTCAAAGTTATTGAAATTCCCGCCAATGCAAGAACAGGTGTTGATCCGGACGATGTTAAAAGAATTCTCTCCAAATACAAAATCGGTGCGGCTGTTTTGATGCCGAACTTTAATAATCCTCTGGGATCGGTCATACCCGACGTCAATAAGCGAGAGCTTGTTAAAATTTTCAGTAAATTCGGAGTTCCCGTGATTGAAGACGACATCTATGGAGATCTTGCGTTTTCTGGAATTCGTCCCAAACTTCTTCGAGCTTTTGATGAAGAAGGAATTGTGATCTCCTGTTCTTCGTTTTCCAAAACTATTTCTCCGGGGTCCAGAACAGGATGGGCTCTTCCAGGAAAGTTTGAAAAAGAATTTCGTCGCCTGCAATTAAGCAGCACCGTAGGTTCGAATCGCTTGCAGCAATACGTGATCGCTGAGTTTATGGCGACAGGAGCATTTGAAAGATACCTCCGCAAAATTCGACCTGTCTTGCAAGAGCAGCTTCATAGGGTTTCTCAGTCTGTTCTGAAGCACTTTCCGGAAGAAACACGCTTCACACAACCTCAAGGTGGTTTCATGCTTTGGTTGGAGCTTCCTAAAAAATTTGATTCATTGGAGTTGTACAAATCCGCAGCGGCGAAAAAAATCAGTATAGCACCGGGAGTGATTTTTTCTGCCAACGGCAACTACCGCAATTATTTAAGACTGAATTGTGGCAGACTTTGGCGTCCAGAAATTGATGCCGCCATTAAAACTCTTGGCACTTTGGCGAAACAGCAACTTTAA